From one Paenibacillus sp. FSL K6-1330 genomic stretch:
- a CDS encoding aldose 1-epimerase: protein MNQVTKGQWNGYDTYILNSGRLEVTLLPRLGNNVIGIKDLENSREILRKPDESELAFYLQKPYHFGIPMLIPPGRISKGQFEYGGTTYQFDQNTANDNHIHGLHRSQAWCVSDIEEEDDGCAVSTEFISSDDPKWIAQFPVPLKLEMTFRLQGARLSQSLRATNLGSSPVPFGMGYHTWFLLDGEPHRWTLDLPVEGIYTLNNELIPNGDLSPLGHLEQLNSGLNLKEADLDTILKIPEGKPAEAMLQRDDGYQIHYSADRAFFKHWVLYTKGVAEEFLCIEPYTWLPNAPNLNLPSEETGLIHLEPGQTVNLNTQISVQKTSPEAEQGS, encoded by the coding sequence ATGAATCAAGTGACCAAAGGCCAGTGGAATGGTTACGACACCTATATTTTAAACAGCGGCCGTCTTGAAGTGACTCTCCTTCCTCGTCTAGGTAACAATGTCATTGGAATCAAAGACCTTGAAAACTCACGCGAAATCCTTCGAAAACCAGATGAAAGTGAGCTTGCATTCTATCTTCAGAAGCCCTACCACTTCGGCATCCCGATGCTCATTCCGCCAGGCCGGATTTCCAAAGGCCAGTTTGAGTATGGCGGAACAACGTATCAATTTGATCAAAATACCGCGAACGACAATCATATCCACGGTCTCCACCGATCACAGGCTTGGTGTGTCAGCGACATAGAGGAAGAGGATGATGGGTGCGCCGTTTCGACAGAGTTCATATCATCGGATGATCCGAAATGGATTGCCCAATTCCCAGTACCGCTGAAGCTGGAAATGACCTTTCGTCTTCAGGGTGCCCGCTTATCACAGAGTCTTCGTGCAACGAATCTGGGTTCTAGCCCTGTGCCGTTCGGTATGGGTTACCATACGTGGTTCCTGCTCGATGGTGAGCCCCATCGCTGGACGCTGGATCTGCCTGTAGAGGGCATTTATACCTTGAATAATGAACTGATTCCAAACGGCGATCTTTCACCGCTTGGCCATCTGGAACAACTGAATTCCGGACTCAACCTGAAGGAAGCCGACCTTGATACGATATTGAAAATCCCGGAAGGCAAACCAGCCGAAGCCATGCTTCAACGGGATGATGGTTACCAAATTCATTATTCGGCAGACCGCGCCTTTTTCAAGCACTGGGTGCTCTATACGAAAGGCGTCGCAGAGGAATTCCTCTGCATCGAGCCGTATACCTGGCTTCCGAACGCGCCCAATTTGAATCTGCCAAGCGAAGAAACCGGCCTGATTCATCTGGAACCGGGACAGACCGTGAACCTGAATACCCAGATCAGCGTCCAAAAAACGTCGCCGGAGGCAGAGCAGGGTAGTTAA
- a CDS encoding alpha/beta-type small acid-soluble spore protein, with translation MAQGRSSNNLVVPQATAALQQLKMEAAQELGVTIPQDGYYGNYTSRETGSLGGYITKRLVQLAEQQLSGRSNQ, from the coding sequence ATGGCTCAAGGTCGTTCTTCTAACAATCTTGTCGTACCTCAAGCAACTGCAGCTCTTCAACAATTGAAGATGGAAGCTGCTCAAGAACTGGGCGTAACGATTCCACAAGACGGTTACTATGGAAACTATACTTCCCGTGAAACCGGTTCTTTGGGAGGTTACATCACCAAACGTCTGGTACAATTGGCTGAGCAGCAATTATCGGGTCGTTCGAACCAGTAA
- a CDS encoding O-methyltransferase: MVKLDQLSLARQLDIVFKELEEELGGLSSGTVFVQIRNNVIGKFGIRHNPLAGRNGVIAPLEEGLSEAQQLSFRTMALESLKHKRHWTHGEISYEFMVRQGIVVVDAILESNYNMANLMIRYPRNTYAEAASES; this comes from the coding sequence ATGGTAAAACTAGATCAATTATCACTGGCTAGACAATTGGACATCGTTTTTAAAGAGCTGGAAGAAGAGTTGGGAGGTCTAAGTTCAGGGACAGTATTTGTACAAATACGAAACAATGTAATTGGTAAATTTGGCATACGGCATAATCCATTGGCTGGGCGTAACGGGGTCATAGCTCCACTTGAGGAGGGGCTAAGTGAAGCTCAACAACTCTCTTTTCGTACGATGGCGCTTGAAAGTCTGAAACATAAACGCCACTGGACACACGGCGAAATCAGTTATGAATTTATGGTACGACAAGGCATTGTCGTTGTAGATGCTATACTTGAATCCAACTATAACATGGCCAACTTGATGATTCGGTACCCTCGTAATACATATGCCGAAGCTGCTTCGGAATCCTGA
- a CDS encoding M3 family oligoendopeptidase, with protein sequence MALQQTWDLESIFPGGSSSPQLVSFLESLEQDVHNLQQAVKALTVPETMEGASSLERFLEQFQSAYARIREVSAFVGCLTAQNVNDKKAVQLSGRVTSLSATLQSVKNQFDNILRGMDDELWTAWTGTDKVSELDFVLNESRNLAKDKMSPELESLALSLGVDGYHGWGEFYDTIVKKIQIPYEEDGKTVMLSAGQAFNKMHDPRREVRQSMFEKWEQAWGDSADYCADTLNHLSGYRLKLYENRGWDDILKEPLAIGRMSRETLDTMWAVIQDTKSVLVEYLNRKAKLLGLEGLSWTDVDAPLRTSATKISYDDAAVNIVEQFRKFSPRLADFSQMAFDKSWIEVEDRAGKRPGGFCTSFPASGQTRIFMTFGGTASNVSTLAHELGHAYHQHLMGGIPVLNQKYAMNVAETASTFAEMIVFDAMVKGAGSEEEKLALLEEKIQNSVAFFMNIHARFLFETRFYDKRKSGLLSSEEISELMVEAQKEAYCDALTSYHPHFWASKLHFYITGTPFYNFPYTFGYMFSTGLYVRALEEGPTFADKYDALLRDTGVMSVENLARKHLNVDLTQREFWQSAADSCVSDIRQFLQMTEHMA encoded by the coding sequence ATGGCACTTCAACAAACTTGGGATTTGGAATCGATATTTCCCGGAGGCTCTTCCTCACCGCAGCTCGTCAGCTTTCTTGAGTCTCTTGAGCAGGATGTACATAATCTTCAGCAAGCCGTTAAAGCATTGACCGTTCCGGAAACCATGGAGGGCGCCTCCAGCCTTGAACGCTTCCTTGAGCAGTTCCAGAGCGCCTATGCCCGTATCCGTGAAGTCTCTGCATTCGTGGGTTGCCTGACCGCGCAAAATGTGAATGACAAGAAGGCCGTTCAATTATCCGGACGGGTAACGTCGTTGTCCGCGACCCTGCAATCGGTTAAGAACCAATTCGATAACATTCTTCGTGGAATGGATGACGAACTCTGGACCGCTTGGACCGGTACAGATAAGGTGTCCGAGCTTGATTTCGTATTGAACGAAAGCCGTAATCTCGCAAAGGATAAGATGAGCCCTGAGTTAGAGAGCTTAGCTCTATCGCTTGGCGTAGACGGTTATCATGGATGGGGAGAGTTCTACGATACCATCGTTAAGAAAATCCAGATTCCGTATGAGGAAGACGGTAAGACGGTCATGTTGTCCGCAGGACAGGCATTCAATAAAATGCATGATCCTCGCCGGGAAGTACGCCAATCCATGTTCGAAAAGTGGGAGCAGGCATGGGGAGACTCCGCTGATTACTGTGCGGATACCCTTAACCATTTATCCGGCTACCGCCTGAAGCTGTACGAGAATCGCGGCTGGGATGATATCTTGAAGGAGCCGCTAGCGATTGGCCGTATGAGCCGTGAGACGCTTGATACCATGTGGGCTGTTATCCAGGACACCAAGTCGGTGCTTGTGGAGTACCTAAACCGTAAAGCGAAGCTGCTTGGTCTGGAAGGCTTGTCTTGGACTGATGTAGATGCCCCGCTGCGTACTTCCGCAACCAAAATCTCATATGACGATGCCGCTGTTAACATTGTGGAGCAGTTCCGTAAGTTTAGCCCGAGATTGGCGGATTTCTCACAAATGGCGTTTGATAAGAGCTGGATTGAGGTCGAAGATCGCGCCGGCAAGCGACCGGGTGGTTTCTGCACTTCCTTCCCGGCTAGCGGCCAGACCCGAATCTTCATGACGTTTGGCGGAACAGCCTCGAACGTTTCGACCCTGGCGCATGAACTGGGCCATGCCTACCATCAGCATCTGATGGGCGGAATTCCGGTGCTTAACCAAAAGTATGCGATGAATGTTGCTGAGACGGCATCTACTTTTGCTGAAATGATTGTTTTTGATGCCATGGTGAAGGGTGCCGGCAGCGAAGAAGAAAAGCTGGCACTGTTGGAAGAGAAAATTCAGAACAGCGTAGCTTTCTTTATGAATATTCATGCCCGTTTCTTGTTCGAAACGCGCTTCTATGACAAACGGAAGAGCGGCCTGCTCAGCAGCGAGGAAATTTCGGAATTGATGGTGGAGGCGCAGAAGGAAGCCTACTGTGATGCTCTGACATCATACCATCCGCATTTCTGGGCATCCAAGCTTCATTTCTATATCACAGGGACGCCGTTCTACAATTTCCCATATACCTTCGGTTATATGTTCAGTACCGGCCTTTATGTTCGGGCATTGGAAGAAGGTCCGACCTTTGCAGATAAATATGATGCCCTACTTCGTGACACCGGCGTGATGTCCGTGGAGAATCTGGCAAGGAAACATCTGAACGTGGATCTGACCCAGCGCGAATTCTGGCAAAGTGCAGCCGACTCTTGCGTATCTGATATTAGACAATTCTTGCAAATGACGGAACATATGGCGTGA
- a CDS encoding YycC family protein — MRPLQISPETAVTLSKQLGVPLEQLMHMPQHILMQKIAELAKNEEAKAAKQDDESPSSENS; from the coding sequence ATGAGACCTTTGCAAATATCACCGGAGACGGCCGTTACATTATCCAAGCAGCTGGGCGTTCCGCTGGAACAGCTGATGCATATGCCTCAGCATATATTAATGCAGAAAATTGCCGAGCTTGCCAAGAATGAGGAAGCGAAAGCAGCGAAACAAGATGATGAGTCCCCATCATCGGAGAACTCATGA
- a CDS encoding DUF2225 domain-containing protein has product MKLEPLYSIKVICAHCEHEYVTSRVRPSFKKAYRTDTDFCAYYKSENPDFYVVRICPECGFASTENSTLKLNERQKALFYEQVGCRWEKRDMSGSRNLEDALESYKLALLCAQVIGERDRIVASLLHHIAWLYRYQGNEDQEKRFLSYSLESYVRVFELEGVGANDARLLYLIGEIHRRLGQFQEAVQWFSRVVQDDKIMDAAMIRASREQWKLISEQIREQKNTALQAES; this is encoded by the coding sequence GTGAAATTGGAACCCTTGTATTCCATCAAGGTGATTTGTGCGCACTGTGAGCATGAATATGTAACGTCCAGGGTGAGACCCAGCTTTAAAAAGGCATACCGTACAGATACGGATTTTTGCGCTTACTATAAATCGGAGAATCCCGATTTTTACGTGGTGCGGATCTGTCCTGAATGCGGTTTTGCCTCCACGGAAAACTCGACCCTGAAATTGAACGAACGGCAGAAGGCGCTCTTTTATGAGCAAGTCGGATGCCGCTGGGAGAAGAGGGATATGAGCGGCTCGCGCAATCTGGAGGATGCTCTGGAGTCGTACAAGCTGGCTCTCCTCTGTGCGCAAGTGATCGGGGAGCGGGATCGTATTGTGGCCAGCCTGCTGCATCATATCGCTTGGCTGTATCGTTATCAGGGCAACGAGGATCAAGAGAAGCGGTTCTTGAGTTATAGCCTGGAATCCTATGTCCGAGTGTTTGAGCTGGAAGGGGTAGGGGCGAATGATGCTAGGCTGCTGTATCTGATCGGGGAGATCCACAGAAGGCTGGGACAGTTTCAGGAGGCGGTTCAATGGTTCTCCAGAGTGGTCCAGGATGACAAGATTATGGATGCCGCGATGATACGCGCATCCAGAGAGCAGTGGAAGCTGATATCCGAGCAGATTCGGGAGCAGAAGAACACGGCACTTCAGGCAGAGTCCTAA
- a CDS encoding globin yields MDPNLSIYDNLGGAEGVRSLVEAFYPRVQQNELLSPLFPEDIMPVMEKQYMFLSQFFGGPALFSEAFGHPMMRARHMKFPITDRHAEEWLGCMAGALIEIGVEDELRDFVLQRLSGPAHHFVNTP; encoded by the coding sequence ATGGATCCGAACTTAAGCATCTATGATAACCTCGGGGGTGCCGAGGGTGTACGTTCGCTCGTCGAAGCTTTTTATCCGAGAGTGCAGCAAAATGAGCTGCTTTCGCCATTGTTTCCGGAAGACATTATGCCGGTGATGGAGAAACAATATATGTTCTTGAGCCAGTTTTTTGGAGGGCCAGCCTTGTTCTCGGAAGCATTCGGACATCCGATGATGCGGGCCAGGCACATGAAATTCCCGATTACGGATCGCCATGCCGAAGAATGGCTTGGCTGCATGGCAGGAGCCCTAATCGAAATTGGCGTGGAGGATGAATTACGTGATTTTGTGCTGCAGCGTCTGTCCGGTCCCGCCCACCATTTCGTGAATACTCCTTAG
- the ylbJ gene encoding sporulation integral membrane protein YlbJ has protein sequence MTMKKMGWLLLVTALLSVIVLMALFPEAALQSALRGLSIWWDVLFPSLFPFFVISEVLLGFGVVHLIGTLLDPMMRPLFRIPGAGGFVAAMGYVSGYPVGAKLTAKLWEQKMVNREEGERLVAFTTSSDPIFLIGAVSIGFFHDPKIGLILALSHYGGGFLVGLIMRFHGRHESNRATDSLHLSQAKTSRLKAALHAMHAAREQDGRDLGTLLRQAIHSSLQLIIVVGGLVVFFSVFLELWTQAGAMPALTEVISLLLSLVEMPESLSTAIVGGLFEVTLGARYAGEAGAAIPLPYKVAAAAFILSWGGLSVHAQIISILNSTNLRYFPFVIARLIHGVIAATAVLLLWRSVMGSSIPTMALPAVSDSALNGYTHIMAAFCILLGFLIAVALFIQIIRGLQQKIRKFPR, from the coding sequence ATGACCATGAAAAAAATGGGCTGGCTCTTGCTTGTGACGGCACTGCTCAGCGTAATTGTCCTAATGGCTTTATTTCCCGAAGCTGCGCTTCAATCCGCACTCCGCGGCCTGTCGATATGGTGGGACGTGCTATTCCCTTCCCTATTCCCGTTCTTTGTTATTTCAGAGGTGCTGCTGGGGTTTGGCGTAGTGCACCTGATAGGCACGCTCCTGGACCCTATGATGAGGCCGTTGTTTCGTATTCCGGGCGCAGGAGGATTCGTGGCAGCGATGGGATATGTTTCAGGATACCCGGTCGGTGCCAAATTAACCGCCAAGCTATGGGAACAAAAAATGGTAAACCGGGAGGAAGGTGAGCGGCTTGTTGCTTTCACTACCTCTTCTGACCCTATATTTCTAATTGGAGCGGTCTCTATCGGGTTCTTTCACGACCCCAAGATTGGTTTGATCCTTGCCTTGTCCCATTATGGTGGAGGTTTCCTCGTAGGCTTGATTATGAGATTTCATGGCAGGCATGAATCCAATAGAGCAACCGATTCACTCCACCTATCCCAGGCTAAGACAAGCAGACTAAAGGCCGCCCTGCATGCCATGCACGCGGCACGTGAGCAGGATGGCCGAGACCTCGGCACCTTGTTAAGACAAGCGATACATTCATCGCTTCAGCTCATTATCGTTGTCGGCGGGCTCGTCGTTTTCTTCTCCGTATTTCTTGAGCTCTGGACCCAGGCCGGCGCGATGCCAGCGCTAACTGAAGTCATCAGTTTGCTGTTATCTCTAGTTGAGATGCCTGAATCCTTATCCACAGCCATCGTAGGAGGATTGTTTGAGGTCACACTCGGTGCTCGATATGCCGGCGAAGCGGGGGCGGCAATTCCATTGCCATACAAAGTGGCCGCGGCTGCCTTTATATTGTCATGGGGCGGCTTGTCCGTTCATGCCCAGATCATCAGCATCCTGAACTCTACCAACCTTAGATACTTCCCTTTTGTCATTGCCAGATTGATACATGGTGTGATTGCCGCGACCGCTGTATTACTGCTGTGGAGAAGTGTTATGGGATCTTCGATACCGACCATGGCGCTGCCGGCTGTTTCGGATTCCGCCCTAAACGGGTATACCCATATTATGGCGGCTTTCTGCATCCTGCTTGGTTTCCTGATTGCGGTTGCGTTGTTTATTCAGATCATTCGAGGACTGCAGCAGAAAATCCGCAAATTCCCAAGGTGA
- a CDS encoding NAD kinase: MRYYVLDRGDPLSVELTQQFHKLAEQRGFVLDAESPEIVVSIGGDGTMLHAFHTFIDRIPDLAFVGVHTGHLGFYADWKADELTELIDHMSGEGENGNVKPRLVKYPLVQLEIHKKSGTSSYIALNEFTLKGVDGTVVAQIDINDVTFEMFRGDGICVSTPSGSTAYNKSVGGAMVHPSIDALQIAEIASINNRIFRTLGSPLLLPKHHHCDIFSRKEQRLLLTIDHVNISIDDLVSVRCQVAEQQVSFARYRPFPFWNRVRDAFLG, translated from the coding sequence TTGAGATATTATGTTCTGGACCGCGGTGACCCATTGTCTGTCGAGCTGACCCAGCAATTTCACAAGCTGGCGGAACAGCGGGGGTTTGTGCTGGATGCAGAATCTCCGGAAATTGTGGTCTCAATCGGCGGAGATGGTACAATGCTGCATGCTTTCCATACTTTTATTGACCGTATTCCTGACCTCGCTTTTGTCGGTGTCCACACGGGCCACTTGGGATTCTATGCTGATTGGAAGGCCGATGAACTGACAGAGCTGATTGATCATATGAGCGGAGAAGGCGAAAACGGCAACGTGAAGCCGCGCCTCGTCAAGTACCCCCTGGTTCAACTGGAAATTCATAAAAAATCAGGAACGTCCTCTTACATTGCCTTAAACGAATTTACGCTTAAAGGCGTTGATGGTACCGTTGTCGCGCAGATTGACATCAACGATGTAACCTTTGAAATGTTCCGAGGAGACGGGATCTGCGTGTCTACGCCGTCCGGAAGCACGGCCTATAACAAAAGTGTCGGCGGAGCGATGGTTCATCCTTCCATCGATGCTCTGCAGATCGCGGAAATCGCCTCGATTAACAATCGGATTTTCCGTACGCTGGGCTCACCGCTGCTTCTGCCTAAGCATCATCATTGTGATATATTCTCGCGTAAAGAACAGCGTTTGCTTCTTACTATCGATCATGTGAATATCTCGATTGACGACCTCGTATCCGTACGCTGTCAAGTGGCGGAACAGCAGGTCAGTTTTGCACGCTATCGGCCGTTCCCGTTCTGGAATCGTGTCCGTGATGCATTTCTTGGCTAA
- a CDS encoding YutD family protein: MIVIGNKSYEVLKDHRNGWNLEAFRERYSEVLDRYDYIVGDWGYNQLRLKGFYRDNHPKAAKDSTFSSMSDYINEYCNFGCAHFVLQKTKEQKDGKEQSNSKEPMEIRELPPKETKGEGEAKGSKETLQEGPKPDKEHKDQRERREAKESRREPRDLKDAKESKEKEAKPSKEPNPPAEQPQ, from the coding sequence ATGATCGTTATCGGAAACAAGAGTTATGAAGTGTTAAAGGACCATCGAAACGGCTGGAATCTGGAAGCTTTCCGGGAGCGGTACAGCGAGGTGCTGGACCGTTATGACTACATCGTGGGAGATTGGGGTTACAATCAGCTTCGGCTTAAAGGTTTCTATCGGGATAATCATCCTAAGGCTGCCAAGGATTCTACCTTCTCCAGCATGTCTGATTACATTAACGAATACTGCAATTTTGGCTGTGCTCACTTCGTGCTTCAGAAAACCAAGGAGCAGAAGGATGGCAAAGAGCAATCCAATTCCAAAGAGCCTATGGAGATTCGTGAATTACCCCCCAAGGAAACCAAGGGTGAGGGGGAAGCGAAGGGAAGTAAGGAAACCCTGCAGGAGGGTCCTAAACCAGACAAGGAGCACAAGGACCAACGCGAGCGGCGCGAAGCAAAGGAATCCAGACGCGAGCCACGTGATCTTAAGGATGCTAAGGAGTCCAAAGAGAAGGAAGCAAAGCCTTCCAAGGAGCCTAATCCTCCGGCTGAACAGCCACAATAA